One stretch of Theropithecus gelada isolate Dixy chromosome 12, Tgel_1.0, whole genome shotgun sequence DNA includes these proteins:
- the LOC112636436 gene encoding 40S ribosomal protein S27-like yields the protein MPLAKDLLHPSPEEEKRKHKKKRLVRSPSSYFMDVKCPGCCKITTVLSRAQTVVLCVGCSTVLCQPTGGKARLTEGRSFRRKQH from the coding sequence ATGCCTCTCGCAAAGGATCTCCTTCATCCCTCcccagaagaggagaagaggaaacacAAGAAGAAACGCCTGGTGCGGAGTCCCAGTTCCTACTTCATGGATGTGAAATGCCCAGGATGCTGTAAAATCACCACGGTCCTTAGCCGTGCACAAACGGTAGTTTTGTGTGTTGGCTGCTCCACTGTCCTCTGCCAGCCTACAGGAGGAAAAGCAAGGCTTACAGAAGGACGTTCCTTTAGGAGGAAGCAGCACTAA